In a single window of the Thermodesulfobacteriota bacterium genome:
- a CDS encoding thermonuclease family protein, with protein sequence MVKPTRNKEYPSSRDRLIAIIVILVMPVSYMIWTFTGGDPKGQWVLVTHVTDGDTIGVGRGWRYEKVRLIGVDTPETVHPEKPVEIFGPEASEFTKRQLKGEKVRLEFEPSIDYDDYGRLLAYVFLEDGPLFNAELIKQGYARVIAPSPFHRYEEFRLYQTEARVEGLGLWAGKDICKEIIGNRRSKIYRLPGDAGCGRIKQENQVFFDAEEEAKKAGYRRTKR encoded by the coding sequence TTGGTAAAACCAACTAGAAATAAAGAATATCCTTCCTCGAGAGATCGATTAATTGCCATCATTGTAATCCTTGTAATGCCCGTTTCATATATGATTTGGACTTTTACTGGCGGTGATCCAAAAGGACAATGGGTACTCGTAACCCATGTAACCGATGGTGATACGATTGGAGTAGGTCGAGGTTGGAGGTACGAAAAAGTACGCCTTATTGGCGTCGATACTCCTGAAACTGTTCATCCAGAAAAACCCGTAGAAATTTTTGGTCCCGAGGCCTCAGAATTTACCAAGAGGCAATTAAAAGGGGAAAAGGTACGTCTTGAATTTGAGCCTTCTATCGACTATGATGACTATGGCCGTCTACTTGCCTATGTATTCCTTGAGGATGGTCCCCTTTTCAACGCGGAACTTATCAAGCAAGGATATGCTCGGGTCATCGCCCCTTCCCCATTCCATCGCTATGAAGAGTTTCGCCTTTATCAGACAGAAGCGAGGGTAGAGGGACTGGGTCTTTGGGCTGGAAAGGATATTTGTAAAGAGATCATTGGCAACAGGCGGTCGAAGATATATCGTCTCCCTGGTGATGCTGGGTGTGGCCGGATTAAGCAAGAAAACCAGGTCTTCTTTGATGCGGAAGAGGAAGCAAAAAAGGCAGGATATAGACGAACGAAGAGGTAA